In a genomic window of Xylophilus rhododendri:
- a CDS encoding 6,7-dimethyl-8-ribityllumazine synthase: MNSRSPFPAASGRIALVHASWHLDIVKQGCDAFIASMVELGFPADRIDVLAVPGAFEIPLHAAKLAARGRYAAIATCALVVDGGIYRHDFVASAVIDGLMRVQLDSGVPVFSAVLTPHHFHEHAEHRDYYLRHFQVKGRELAQACVATLESLQQLQALTGS; the protein is encoded by the coding sequence GTGAACTCTCGCTCTCCCTTCCCGGCCGCCAGTGGCCGCATCGCCCTGGTGCATGCCAGCTGGCACCTCGACATCGTCAAGCAAGGCTGCGATGCCTTCATCGCCAGCATGGTGGAACTCGGCTTCCCGGCCGATCGCATCGATGTGCTGGCCGTGCCCGGCGCCTTCGAAATCCCGCTGCATGCGGCCAAGCTCGCGGCGCGCGGGCGCTACGCGGCCATCGCCACCTGCGCGCTGGTGGTCGACGGTGGCATCTACCGCCACGACTTCGTGGCCAGCGCCGTCATCGACGGCCTGATGCGGGTGCAGCTCGACAGCGGCGTGCCGGTGTTCTCCGCCGTGCTCACGCCCCACCATTTCCATGAGCATGCCGAGCACCGCGACTACTACCTGCGGCATTTCCAGGTGAAGGGGCGTGAGCTGGCGCAAGCCTGCGTCGCCACGCTGGAGAGCCTTCAACAGCTGCAGGCCCTGACGGGATCCTGA
- a CDS encoding helix-turn-helix transcriptional regulator encodes MEVVSDLYDQLVHQIYDAALHPARWAGVVERITAACGGSSGMLFTPMAGPAEGGMAIVNNIPQATLEFWAARSIHDDPYVQAAHRRGLVREGVAINGSDLVSDTELIATRFYRELWAPIELRRLCYGVIFDGTDSFKLPTVISVFGRLRDQPFNSAHTELIERLLPHLSRALGVMFHLREAHLREAVSLAALDRLASGVVLLDGRAHVCFANTAARRQVQASDRWELRRDPLGREQLVLADRRDKLDVDFQRTVAAAIDPLSTAVPEHFSEAMILPDAHGRPGWVVHVAPLGADGADSAFGSAGGAGARAIVFLYDLAAASAVPPKLLSKLFGTTPAESRAALQLLQGGSIEVMAERLGVAANTLKSQLKSVYGKTRTHRQADLLKLLLSLATP; translated from the coding sequence ATGGAAGTGGTGAGCGATCTCTACGATCAACTGGTACATCAGATCTACGACGCCGCCCTGCATCCCGCGCGTTGGGCCGGGGTCGTCGAGCGCATCACGGCGGCCTGCGGCGGCTCCAGCGGCATGCTGTTCACGCCCATGGCCGGCCCGGCGGAGGGCGGCATGGCGATCGTCAACAACATCCCGCAGGCCACGCTGGAATTCTGGGCGGCGCGCAGCATCCACGACGATCCCTACGTGCAGGCCGCCCATCGGCGCGGCCTGGTGCGCGAGGGCGTGGCGATCAACGGCAGCGACCTGGTCTCCGATACCGAGCTGATCGCCACCCGTTTCTACCGCGAGCTCTGGGCGCCGATCGAGCTGCGCCGCCTGTGCTACGGCGTGATCTTCGACGGCACCGACTCCTTCAAGCTGCCGACGGTGATCTCGGTGTTCGGGCGCCTGCGCGACCAGCCTTTCAACAGCGCGCACACCGAGCTGATCGAGCGCCTGCTGCCGCATCTGTCGCGCGCGCTGGGCGTGATGTTCCATCTGCGCGAAGCCCATCTGCGCGAAGCCGTCTCGCTGGCGGCTCTGGACCGGCTGGCCTCCGGCGTGGTGCTGCTGGACGGCCGCGCCCATGTCTGTTTCGCCAATACCGCGGCGCGGCGCCAGGTGCAGGCCTCCGACCGCTGGGAGCTGCGCCGCGACCCGCTCGGCCGCGAACAGCTGGTGCTGGCGGACCGGCGCGACAAGCTGGACGTGGATTTCCAGCGCACGGTGGCCGCCGCCATCGATCCGCTGTCGACCGCGGTGCCCGAGCACTTCTCAGAAGCCATGATCCTGCCCGACGCGCACGGCCGGCCGGGCTGGGTGGTGCATGTGGCGCCGCTGGGCGCGGACGGGGCCGACTCCGCCTTCGGCAGCGCGGGCGGCGCGGGGGCGCGCGCCATCGTCTTCCTCTACGACCTGGCGGCCGCGTCGGCGGTGCCGCCCAAGCTGCTGTCCAAGCTCTTCGGCACCACGCCGGCCGAATCGCGGGCGGCCTTGCAGCTGCTGCAGGGCGGCAGCATCGAGGTGATGGCCGAACGGCTGGGGGTGGCGGCCAACACCTTGAAGTCGCAGTTGAAGAGTGTCTACGGCAAGACCCGCACGCACCGGCAGGCCGATCTGCTCAAGCTGCTGTTGTCGCTCGCCACGCCCTAG
- the dmeF gene encoding CDF family Co(II)/Ni(II) efflux transporter DmeF, with amino-acid sequence MQTQTAAQDWRHSHVFHEGNPLAKRNTAWAVALTAAMMVVEIAGGWVFNSMALLADGWHMSSHALALGLAVAAYAAARRLQGDSRFAFGTWKIEVLGGYTSAILLLMVGALMLFQSVERLIAPSPVHYDQAIAIAVVGLAVNLVCAWLLRDGHQHHHHHHHHGHDHHHHDHHAHGHDHGHANGHEDLNLRAAYLHVVADAATSVLAIVALVAGKFWGWVWMDPLMGILGAGLVAVWAFGLLRQTGRVLLDAEMDAPVVEEIREVIAASPIPATICDLHVWRVGSGKFACIVSLATEQAVEPDYFKRQLRVHEELVHISVEINRLA; translated from the coding sequence ATGCAGACACAAACGGCGGCCCAGGACTGGCGCCACTCCCACGTTTTCCACGAAGGCAATCCCCTGGCCAAGCGCAACACCGCCTGGGCCGTGGCCCTGACCGCCGCCATGATGGTGGTGGAGATCGCGGGCGGCTGGGTCTTCAATTCCATGGCGCTGCTGGCCGACGGCTGGCACATGAGTTCCCACGCGCTGGCGCTGGGCCTGGCGGTGGCGGCCTATGCGGCGGCGCGGCGGCTGCAGGGCGACAGCCGCTTCGCCTTCGGCACCTGGAAGATCGAGGTGCTGGGCGGCTACACCAGCGCCATCCTGCTGCTGATGGTGGGCGCGCTGATGCTGTTCCAGTCGGTCGAGCGGCTGATCGCGCCGAGCCCGGTGCACTACGACCAGGCCATCGCCATCGCGGTGGTCGGCCTGGCGGTGAACTTGGTCTGCGCCTGGCTGCTGCGCGACGGGCACCAGCACCACCACCACCACCACCACCATGGGCATGATCACCACCACCACGACCATCACGCGCACGGCCACGATCATGGCCATGCCAATGGCCATGAAGACCTGAACCTGCGTGCCGCCTACCTGCATGTGGTGGCCGACGCCGCCACTTCGGTGCTGGCCATCGTCGCCCTGGTCGCCGGCAAGTTCTGGGGCTGGGTGTGGATGGACCCGCTGATGGGCATTCTGGGCGCCGGCCTGGTGGCGGTCTGGGCCTTCGGCCTGTTGCGCCAGACGGGCCGGGTGCTGCTGGACGCCGAGATGGACGCCCCGGTGGTCGAGGAGATCCGCGAGGTGATCGCCGCCAGCCCGATCCCCGCCACCATCTGCGACCTGCATGTCTGGCGGGTGGGCTCGGGCAAGTTCGCCTGCATCGTCTCGCTGGCCACGGAGCAGGCGGTGGAGCCGGATTACTTCAAGCGGCAGCTGCGCGTCCACGAGGAACTGGTGCATATTTCGGTGGAGATCAACCGCCTGGCGTGA
- a CDS encoding XdhC family protein, giving the protein MDKIDITVLKALRDWRKAGRHALLATVVRTWGSSPRPVGSTLALREDGAVVGSVSGGCIEDDLIARHAHGDFSGSPELLRYGIDADEAHRFGLPCGGTLELMLEFDPDPAGLSELVEALDAGKLMRRRVALGDGGVSLAETARPEALSLDGQALSATFGPGFRMLLIGAGALSEYLATMAQFSGFAVTVCDPRTEYSGHWSVPGVKMAEGMPDDAVLAFHPDRRSCVIALTHDPKLDDLALLEALQSEAFYVGAIGSRRNNAARRERLAQHFDIPAEALARLRGPIGLYIGSKTPPEIAVSVMAEVLAVKNGVALPAEMAVAVGKEKAPALAA; this is encoded by the coding sequence ATGGACAAGATCGACATCACCGTACTCAAGGCATTGCGCGACTGGCGCAAGGCCGGCCGCCACGCCTTGCTGGCCACCGTGGTGCGCACCTGGGGCTCCTCGCCGCGCCCGGTGGGCTCCACCCTGGCCTTGCGGGAGGACGGGGCGGTGGTCGGCTCGGTCTCCGGCGGCTGCATCGAGGACGACCTGATCGCCCGCCACGCCCACGGCGATTTCAGCGGCTCGCCCGAGCTGCTGCGCTACGGCATCGATGCCGACGAGGCCCACCGCTTCGGCCTGCCCTGCGGCGGCACGCTGGAGCTGATGCTGGAATTCGACCCCGACCCCGCCGGCCTTTCGGAGCTGGTGGAGGCGCTGGATGCCGGCAAGCTGATGCGCCGCCGGGTGGCGCTGGGCGATGGCGGCGTGAGCCTGGCGGAGACGGCGCGGCCGGAGGCGCTGAGCCTGGACGGCCAGGCGCTGAGCGCCACCTTCGGACCGGGCTTTCGCATGCTGCTGATCGGCGCCGGCGCCCTGTCGGAATACCTGGCGACCATGGCGCAGTTCAGCGGCTTCGCCGTCACCGTCTGCGATCCGCGCACCGAATACAGCGGCCACTGGTCGGTACCCGGCGTGAAGATGGCCGAGGGCATGCCGGACGACGCGGTGCTCGCCTTCCATCCCGACCGCCGCAGCTGCGTGATCGCGCTGACCCACGACCCCAAGCTGGACGACCTGGCCCTGCTCGAAGCCCTGCAGAGCGAGGCCTTCTACGTGGGCGCCATCGGCTCGCGGCGCAACAACGCCGCGCGCCGCGAGCGCCTGGCGCAGCATTTCGACATACCGGCCGAGGCGCTGGCGCGCCTGCGCGGGCCGATCGGCCTGTACATCGGCAGCAAGACGCCGCCCGAGATCGCGGTGAGTGTGATGGCCGAGGTGCTGGCGGTGAAGAACGGCGTGGCCCTGCCGGCCGAGATGGCCGTGGCGGTGGGCAAGGAAAAGGCTCCGGCGCTGGCCGCCTGA
- a CDS encoding methyl-accepting chemotaxis protein, with translation MFLSRARLAPRLAVAFGLVCLVMALASAIGVWRLTELESLADDLGGPSAERALLARELQAIVVISAARAETLLETDASPAYVARIDADRKATSARSEKVRKRLDELATDEKSKRLFDAVDTAGNQFRKVRDGLVKRRKDGETLPPDAVGSTLRPAADAYAKSVEDLAEHQRQLVADAREEAQHSASTGIGLLIAGTVLGMLASVLGAWLLARSILQPLSSASRVAGSIADGDLSTRLPAPRADSRDEMQAMLTGLGGMQARLVGLVGDLRNAATSVASASSEIAAGNNDLAARTEQTASNLEEVAASMEELLATVRQTADAARQASGLADTAGGIAGSGRDAVAKVVATMEGIAQSSRRISDITGVIDSIAFQTNILALNAAVEAARAGEQGRGFAVVASEVRHLAQRSATAAKEIGGLIADSVRQVQEGAGLAQAAGVTMGEIVGSVARVTAIINEISVATSEQSTGLGQVSEAVTHLDQMTQQNAALVEQSSAAAEGLRAQAQQLSTLVGTFRLPDSHGAALPYAG, from the coding sequence ATGTTTCTCTCTCGTGCAAGGCTCGCGCCGCGGCTGGCGGTGGCATTCGGACTGGTCTGCCTGGTGATGGCGCTGGCCTCGGCCATTGGCGTGTGGCGGCTGACGGAGCTGGAAAGCCTGGCCGACGACCTGGGCGGCCCCTCGGCCGAGCGCGCCCTGCTGGCGCGTGAGCTGCAGGCCATCGTGGTGATCAGCGCCGCCCGCGCCGAAACCCTGCTGGAGACCGACGCCAGCCCGGCCTATGTGGCCCGCATCGATGCCGACCGCAAGGCCACCTCGGCGCGCTCGGAAAAAGTCCGCAAGCGCCTGGACGAGCTGGCCACCGACGAGAAATCCAAACGCCTGTTCGACGCCGTCGATACCGCCGGCAACCAGTTCCGCAAGGTGCGCGACGGCCTGGTCAAGCGCCGCAAGGACGGCGAGACCCTGCCGCCGGACGCCGTGGGCAGCACCCTGCGCCCCGCGGCGGACGCCTATGCCAAATCGGTGGAAGACCTGGCCGAACACCAGCGCCAGCTGGTGGCCGACGCCCGCGAAGAAGCGCAACACAGCGCCAGCACCGGCATCGGCTTGCTGATCGCCGGCACGGTGCTCGGCATGCTGGCCAGCGTGCTCGGTGCCTGGCTGCTGGCGCGCTCCATCCTGCAGCCGCTGTCCTCCGCCTCGCGGGTGGCCGGCAGCATCGCCGACGGCGACCTCAGCACCCGCCTGCCGGCCCCGCGCGCCGACAGCCGCGATGAGATGCAGGCCATGCTCACCGGCCTGGGCGGCATGCAGGCGCGCCTGGTCGGCCTGGTGGGTGACCTGCGCAACGCCGCCACCAGCGTGGCCTCGGCCAGCTCGGAGATCGCCGCCGGCAACAACGACCTGGCCGCGCGCACCGAGCAGACCGCCTCCAACCTGGAGGAAGTCGCCGCCAGCATGGAAGAGCTGCTGGCCACCGTGCGCCAGACCGCCGACGCGGCCCGCCAGGCCAGCGGCCTGGCCGACACCGCCGGCGGCATCGCCGGCAGCGGCCGCGACGCGGTGGCCAAGGTGGTCGCCACCATGGAGGGCATCGCCCAGTCCTCGCGCCGCATCTCGGACATCACCGGCGTGATCGACAGCATCGCCTTCCAGACCAACATCCTGGCGCTCAACGCCGCGGTGGAAGCCGCGCGGGCCGGCGAACAGGGCCGGGGCTTCGCCGTCGTGGCCTCGGAAGTGCGCCATCTGGCGCAGCGCAGCGCCACCGCCGCCAAGGAGATCGGCGGGCTGATCGCCGACAGCGTGCGCCAGGTGCAGGAAGGCGCCGGACTGGCGCAGGCCGCGGGCGTGACCATGGGCGAGATCGTGGGCTCGGTGGCGCGGGTGACGGCCATCATCAACGAGATCTCGGTGGCCACCAGCGAGCAGAGCACCGGCCTGGGCCAGGTGAGCGAGGCCGTCACCCATCTCGACCAGATGACGCAGCAGAACGCGGCGCTGGTGGAGCAGTCTTCCGCCGCCGCCGAAGGCCTGCGCGCCCAGGCGCAGCAGCTCTCGACGCTGGTGGGGACCTTCCGCCTGCCGGACTCGCACGGCGCGGCGCTGCCCTACGCGGGCTGA
- a CDS encoding NAD(P)H-quinone oxidoreductase, which yields MKAITLDSFGEADVLQLTQVPDPEVRPHDLLVRNRAAGVNRADLNQRRGAYGRADFGDSSLMGLEIAGEVVAMGSEVRGFAIGDRVMGIVGGGSYAELARFDWRMAMRVPEGMDIVEAGAIPEVFVTAHEALVHLGRLQPGEKVLIHAAAGGVGSAAVQLAHAVGAKVFATAGAAKHEEVRQLGADVLIDHRSQDFAEVLQAETGDAGVDVVIDFIGAPYLERNVRALATGGRLVQVGLMGGAAGAALPLDRVLFRHLQIMGTVMKSRTAEVKQAMTRRFAEAWLGHFADGRLKPVIDSRYPLAQAAEAHRRMESGLNVGKIMLLP from the coding sequence ATGAAAGCCATCACCCTCGACTCCTTCGGCGAAGCCGATGTCCTGCAACTCACCCAAGTGCCCGACCCGGAAGTACGCCCCCACGACCTGCTGGTGCGCAACCGCGCGGCAGGCGTCAACCGCGCCGACCTCAACCAGCGCCGCGGCGCCTACGGCCGCGCCGATTTCGGCGATTCCAGCCTGATGGGCCTGGAGATCGCCGGCGAGGTCGTCGCCATGGGCTCGGAAGTGCGCGGTTTCGCCATCGGCGACCGGGTGATGGGCATCGTCGGCGGCGGCTCCTATGCCGAGCTGGCCCGCTTCGACTGGCGCATGGCGATGCGGGTGCCCGAGGGCATGGACATCGTCGAGGCCGGCGCCATCCCGGAAGTCTTCGTCACCGCCCATGAAGCCCTGGTGCACCTGGGCCGGCTGCAGCCGGGCGAGAAGGTGCTGATCCATGCCGCGGCCGGCGGCGTGGGCTCGGCGGCGGTGCAGCTGGCGCACGCCGTCGGCGCCAAGGTCTTCGCCACGGCCGGCGCCGCCAAGCACGAGGAGGTGCGCCAGTTGGGCGCCGACGTGCTCATCGACCACCGCAGCCAGGATTTCGCCGAGGTGCTGCAGGCCGAGACCGGCGATGCCGGCGTGGACGTGGTGATCGACTTCATCGGCGCCCCCTACCTGGAGCGCAACGTACGCGCGCTGGCCACCGGCGGCCGGCTGGTGCAGGTGGGGCTGATGGGCGGCGCGGCGGGCGCTGCGCTGCCGCTGGACCGGGTGCTGTTCCGCCACCTGCAGATCATGGGCACGGTGATGAAATCCCGCACCGCCGAGGTCAAGCAGGCCATGACCCGGCGTTTCGCCGAGGCCTGGCTGGGCCATTTCGCCGATGGCCGGCTCAAGCCGGTGATCGACAGCCGCTACCCGCTGGCCCAGGCCGCCGAGGCGCACCGGCGCATGGAATCCGGCCTGAACGTGGGCAAGATCATGCTTTTGCCCTGA
- a CDS encoding DUF2149 domain-containing protein has protein sequence MSKATLQVLHEDDDDPMLSAVNLVDVFLVLVVALMTAVAAQKQSAVPEGATVVRNAGQPDMEIVVREKGKDVRFKGSGSASAGQGVRAGVAYTLEDGTMVYIPEDKAAPAAAAPAK, from the coding sequence ATGAGCAAGGCCACGCTGCAGGTCCTGCACGAGGACGACGACGATCCGATGCTCTCGGCCGTCAACCTGGTCGATGTGTTCTTGGTGCTGGTGGTGGCGCTGATGACGGCTGTCGCCGCGCAGAAGCAGAGCGCCGTGCCCGAGGGCGCGACGGTGGTGCGCAATGCCGGCCAACCGGACATGGAGATCGTCGTGCGCGAGAAAGGCAAGGACGTGCGTTTCAAGGGCTCCGGCAGCGCCAGCGCGGGGCAGGGCGTGCGGGCCGGCGTGGCCTACACGCTGGAGGACGGGACCATGGTCTACATCCCCGAGGACAAGGCAGCGCCCGCCGCGGCCGCGCCGGCCAAATGA
- the cobN gene encoding cobaltochelatase subunit CobN, with protein sequence MPDAPGTFADAAALARWQQAQAELKDLPAVAVLVHRYHFIDGSTDWLDSWLRGFRRQGLLAYAVFSPATSAAELQSLLELPATHRPHPRALVLHQLLPRGAELQPLLERWGTPLLATQPYRNGDVAAWQADAVGLGSSDVPFYLAQPEGAGAIDPVLVTAQAAGGAGTALIDVQADAVVAKARRLIALQTRPEHDKRLVAMVYNYPAGGTNFGASFLNVPRSLERVSGGLAEAGYDTHAVSEADWIAGLQPLLRAYYPGADLRALLEADRAAAVPLVDYERWFATLPQAVRERVTGQWGPPGRSPYVLQWKGAPVFVIPRLQVGKLSVLPQPPREETLRSGQSPFMHRSKTPLSHHYLATYFWAGQADALIHFGTHGTQEWAPGKSRGLSMDDDAMLPLAAASDHVPVVYPYIVDNLGEALTAKRRGRALLVSHKTPVFSPAGFNARMARMHELMHEWETVDAGPTRAALERELTKQFTEHQLHRDLGWTPERIAEHFEGFLEILHPYLDSLAQSSQPKGLATFGVAPDTTLRRQTIMQSLRKPLIEALGEDIDEAFLIDYASMPTARPARWLDLALRDAEAASVLDLRKEPRVAGVIPNHAALKPIDTTALLALAKRAQELDKLLATEGEMPGLLAALDGRFLTAAYGGDPIRNPDSLPTGRNLTGLDPARLPTQQAYAVAQSVFDDWLKAWRHEHDKRMPERLALSLWAGETLRQQGVLEAEALIALGVRPVWDASGRPQQVQLIPSAELKRPRVDVLLSVTGSYRDQFPVLMALLDQAVALAAAATEEGGQPTAIARNTRQVEAELLQRGVPREQAALLARARSFGNSAGDYGTGIAEAVQDDGLQREDSRLGDMFLQRMSQPYVDGRPVEGLAQGAAAEALGAHLRHTDAAVMSRSSNLYGMVSSDDPFQYLGGLSAAARSAGRKEGLDLYVSQVQDSGEVHSEAASRSIALEMQSRYLHPGWIEAQKQEGYAGTLQVLKAVQFAWGWQAVARDTIRSDHWQSFYEVLVKDKHHMGIPEWMRSHPQAFAQTLERLVQAQRQGYWAADEDAQKQLAQLYRELTRDAPLANELASVRQWAESPERREATSADQGTAALGMAAVAPTAPSLPVPPAAPPAAEPAAAAAPPVTGMRLVRQPDPAPASNTAVQRLLQLFAWGVMALAALAGAVRQWHSGRPQPT encoded by the coding sequence CTGCCGGATGCGCCGGGCACTTTCGCCGATGCCGCCGCGCTGGCGCGCTGGCAACAGGCCCAGGCCGAACTGAAGGATCTGCCCGCGGTCGCGGTGCTGGTGCACCGTTATCACTTCATCGACGGCAGCACCGACTGGCTCGACAGCTGGCTGCGCGGCTTCCGCCGCCAGGGCCTGCTGGCCTATGCGGTGTTCTCGCCGGCCACCAGCGCGGCCGAGCTGCAGTCGCTGCTGGAACTGCCCGCCACCCACCGGCCGCATCCGCGTGCGCTGGTGCTGCACCAGCTGCTGCCGCGCGGCGCGGAGCTGCAGCCGCTGCTGGAGCGCTGGGGCACACCGCTGCTGGCCACCCAGCCCTATCGCAACGGCGATGTGGCCGCCTGGCAGGCCGATGCGGTGGGACTGGGCAGCAGCGACGTGCCTTTCTACCTGGCGCAGCCGGAGGGCGCGGGTGCCATCGACCCGGTGCTGGTCACGGCCCAGGCCGCGGGCGGTGCAGGTACGGCGCTGATCGACGTTCAGGCCGATGCGGTGGTTGCCAAGGCCCGCCGGCTGATCGCGCTGCAGACCCGGCCGGAGCATGACAAGCGGCTGGTCGCCATGGTCTACAACTACCCGGCGGGCGGCACCAATTTCGGCGCCTCCTTCCTCAATGTGCCGCGCAGCCTGGAGCGGGTCTCCGGTGGCTTGGCCGAAGCCGGTTACGACACCCATGCGGTTTCCGAAGCCGACTGGATCGCCGGCCTGCAGCCCCTGCTGCGCGCCTACTACCCCGGCGCCGACCTGCGTGCGCTGCTGGAGGCCGACCGCGCCGCCGCCGTCCCCCTGGTCGACTACGAACGATGGTTCGCCACCCTGCCGCAGGCCGTGCGCGAGCGGGTCACCGGCCAATGGGGCCCGCCCGGCCGCAGCCCCTATGTGCTTCAGTGGAAGGGCGCGCCGGTCTTCGTGATCCCGCGCCTGCAGGTCGGCAAGCTCTCGGTGCTGCCGCAGCCGCCGCGCGAGGAAACCCTGCGATCGGGCCAGAGCCCCTTCATGCACCGCAGCAAGACCCCGCTGTCGCACCACTACCTCGCCACCTATTTCTGGGCCGGTCAGGCCGATGCGCTGATCCACTTCGGCACCCACGGCACGCAGGAATGGGCGCCGGGCAAGTCGCGCGGCCTGTCCATGGACGACGACGCCATGCTGCCCCTGGCCGCGGCATCGGACCATGTGCCGGTCGTCTACCCCTACATCGTCGACAACCTCGGCGAGGCGCTTACCGCCAAGCGCCGCGGCCGGGCGCTGCTGGTGAGCCACAAGACGCCGGTGTTCTCCCCGGCCGGCTTCAACGCCCGCATGGCGCGCATGCACGAGCTGATGCACGAATGGGAAACCGTGGACGCCGGCCCCACCCGCGCGGCGCTGGAACGTGAACTCACCAAGCAGTTCACCGAACACCAGCTGCACCGCGACCTGGGCTGGACACCCGAGCGCATCGCCGAGCACTTCGAGGGCTTCCTGGAGATCCTGCATCCCTACCTCGACTCGCTGGCGCAAAGCTCCCAGCCCAAGGGCCTGGCCACCTTCGGCGTGGCGCCGGACACCACGCTGCGGCGCCAGACCATCATGCAGTCGCTGAGGAAACCGCTGATCGAGGCGCTGGGCGAAGACATCGACGAAGCCTTCCTGATCGACTACGCCAGCATGCCCACCGCCCGGCCGGCGCGCTGGCTGGACCTGGCGCTGCGCGATGCCGAGGCAGCCAGCGTGCTCGACCTGCGCAAGGAGCCCAGGGTGGCGGGTGTGATCCCCAACCATGCCGCCCTGAAGCCCATCGACACAACAGCCCTGCTGGCCCTGGCCAAACGCGCGCAGGAGCTGGACAAGCTGCTGGCCACCGAAGGCGAGATGCCCGGCTTGCTGGCCGCCCTGGACGGCCGTTTCCTCACCGCGGCCTACGGCGGCGACCCGATCCGCAACCCCGACAGCCTGCCCACCGGCCGCAATCTCACCGGCCTGGACCCCGCTCGCCTGCCCACTCAGCAGGCCTATGCCGTCGCGCAAAGCGTGTTCGACGACTGGCTGAAGGCCTGGCGCCATGAGCACGACAAGCGCATGCCCGAACGACTGGCCCTGTCCCTCTGGGCCGGCGAAACCCTGCGCCAGCAGGGCGTGCTGGAGGCCGAAGCCCTCATCGCCCTGGGTGTGCGCCCGGTGTGGGATGCCTCCGGCCGTCCGCAGCAGGTGCAGCTGATCCCCTCGGCTGAACTCAAGCGCCCGCGGGTGGACGTGCTGCTCAGCGTCACCGGCTCCTACCGCGACCAGTTCCCGGTACTGATGGCGCTGCTCGACCAGGCCGTCGCGCTGGCCGCTGCGGCCACGGAGGAGGGCGGTCAACCCACCGCCATCGCCCGCAATACCCGCCAGGTCGAGGCCGAGCTGCTGCAGCGCGGCGTGCCGCGCGAGCAGGCCGCGCTGCTGGCCCGCGCCCGCAGCTTCGGCAACAGCGCGGGCGACTACGGCACCGGCATCGCCGAAGCCGTGCAGGACGACGGCCTGCAGCGCGAGGACAGCCGTCTGGGCGACATGTTCCTGCAGCGCATGAGCCAACCCTATGTGGACGGCCGCCCGGTCGAGGGTCTGGCCCAGGGCGCCGCCGCCGAGGCGCTGGGCGCCCACCTGCGCCATACCGATGCGGCGGTGATGTCGCGCAGCTCCAACCTCTACGGCATGGTGAGTTCGGACGATCCCTTCCAGTACCTGGGCGGCCTCTCCGCCGCCGCCCGCAGCGCCGGCCGGAAGGAAGGGCTGGACCTGTACGTGAGCCAGGTGCAGGACAGCGGCGAAGTCCACAGCGAGGCCGCCAGCCGCAGCATCGCCCTGGAAATGCAGAGCCGCTACCTGCACCCCGGCTGGATAGAGGCGCAGAAGCAGGAGGGCTATGCCGGCACGCTGCAGGTGCTCAAGGCCGTGCAGTTCGCCTGGGGCTGGCAGGCGGTGGCGCGCGACACCATCCGCTCCGACCACTGGCAGAGCTTCTACGAGGTGCTGGTGAAGGACAAGCACCACATGGGCATCCCCGAGTGGATGCGCAGCCATCCCCAGGCTTTCGCCCAGACCCTGGAGCGCCTGGTGCAGGCCCAGCGCCAGGGCTACTGGGCGGCCGACGAGGACGCGCAGAAGCAGCTCGCCCAGCTCTACCGCGAACTCACCCGCGACGCGCCGCTGGCCAACGAACTGGCCTCGGTGCGGCAATGGGCCGAATCGCCCGAGCGCCGCGAGGCCACATCCGCCGACCAGGGCACGGCCGCGCTCGGCATGGCGGCCGTAGCGCCGACCGCACCCAGCCTGCCGGTGCCGCCGGCCGCACCGCCCGCAGCCGAGCCGGCCGCCGCCGCCGCGCCGCCGGTGACCGGCATGCGCCTGGTGCGCCAGCCCGATCCGGCCCCGGCCAGCAACACGGCCGTCCAGCGCCTGCTGCAGCTCTTCGCCTGGGGCGTGATGGCCCTGGCGGCCCTGGCCGGCGCCGTCCGCCAATGGCACTCGGGCCGCCCGCAACCGACCTGA